The proteins below are encoded in one region of Bacillus alveayuensis:
- a CDS encoding polar amino acid transport system ATP-binding protein (product_source=KO:K02028; cath_funfam=3.40.50.300; cog=COG1126; ko=KO:K02028; pfam=PF00005; smart=SM00382; superfamily=52540) yields MIKVQDLYKSFGETEVLKGITTEIKEGSVVAVIGPSGSGKSTFLRCLNYLEEPTSGRIWIGDDELTDPNTNKMKIRQKVGMVFQHFHLFPHKTVLENLTYAPITVKGIAKKEAEEIAMSLLKKVGLVEKAEAYPNRLSGGQKQRVAIARALAMEPKAMLFDEPTSALDPEMVKEVLDVMKDLSNTGMTMVIVTHEMGFAREAADRILFLDGGKIVEDASPKEFFTSPASERAKEFLKKVL; encoded by the coding sequence GTGATTAAAGTTCAAGATTTATATAAATCCTTTGGTGAAACAGAAGTATTAAAAGGGATTACGACAGAAATTAAGGAAGGGTCTGTAGTGGCCGTGATCGGACCTTCAGGTTCAGGTAAATCTACCTTTCTTCGCTGCTTAAATTATTTAGAGGAACCGACAAGTGGCCGTATTTGGATTGGCGATGATGAATTAACAGATCCTAATACAAATAAAATGAAAATTCGTCAAAAAGTAGGGATGGTGTTTCAGCATTTTCATCTGTTTCCTCATAAAACAGTGTTGGAAAATTTGACCTATGCCCCGATTACCGTTAAAGGAATAGCTAAAAAAGAAGCAGAAGAAATAGCGATGTCGCTATTAAAAAAGGTTGGTTTAGTCGAAAAAGCTGAAGCTTATCCGAATCGCTTGTCTGGAGGACAGAAGCAGCGTGTTGCTATCGCCCGTGCATTAGCAATGGAACCAAAAGCAATGCTATTCGATGAACCTACATCTGCTCTTGACCCTGAAATGGTAAAGGAAGTGTTAGATGTCATGAAAGATTTGTCTAATACGGGGATGACAATGGTTATCGTCACACACGAAATGGGTTTTGCAAGAGAAGCGGCTGATCGCATTTTATTTTTAGATGGAGGAAAAATAGTCGAAGATGCTTCTCCAAAGGAATTTTTTACATCTCCAGCATCTGAACGGGCAAAGGAGTTTTTAAAGAAAGTATTATAA
- a CDS encoding methylmalonyl-CoA mutase (product_source=KO:K01847; cath_funfam=3.20.20.240; cog=COG1884,COG2185; ko=KO:K01847; pfam=PF01642; superfamily=51703,52242; tigrfam=TIGR00642), which produces MRFDSSFQEVTYEDWLKAAEAQLKGKPIESLFSMTYEGIRIKPLYEKNDVKEPFSLPGSPPYVRGTSENKTDWYISQFITGCEPVSLKKNIQKAIKRGQNSLYFSVENIHSVNDLQMILQDVDVKNIHFHIDATKNRAFLPLLVHYCHIENVPIHELKGTIAFNPFYEMVTLGLNESTFKKAIDYLSSMMNWSGRNGLQLKLVLLDGKVFQQAGANAIQELAFTFLKGIEILEALSEKGHSIEEISKRIQFSFAIGSDFFMEVAKLRAAKQIWATIVNAYDGSLEAQKAYIHAETSTLNKSKLDIHVNLLRTTGEAFAAIIGGVDSLTISPFDALLGNTSELSERIARNTHFIIKEESLLDKVQDPAGGSWYIESLTKQISEKVWSLIQSYEKVGGIIKALQDGKVQKEIEDMYTLKQSDIEKRNKMLIGTNIYANLGEELAVATKEREQKMMKLIQVESVEECLRVLKEEGGSILPLVKTFEQTEENEIQPLMNRRLSKPFETLREKAEKHRQLHGFYPNVSIAVIGQLKDYKARLDFVKGLFATGGIDTNIVPINEAERANSELIIICGADQDYEQLDTSILDRLKEKCDHIWITAPEGHKVLAKWNIEQAVHNKLNFYEFLCHVHDLLGVKA; this is translated from the coding sequence ATGAGATTTGATTCAAGTTTTCAAGAAGTGACATATGAAGACTGGCTTAAGGCGGCTGAGGCACAATTAAAAGGAAAGCCGATTGAATCACTGTTTTCTATGACATATGAGGGGATTCGTATTAAACCACTTTATGAAAAAAATGATGTGAAAGAGCCTTTTTCACTTCCAGGGTCACCCCCTTATGTAAGGGGAACTTCAGAAAATAAAACCGATTGGTATATCAGTCAGTTCATAACCGGATGTGAACCAGTATCGTTAAAGAAAAACATTCAAAAGGCCATCAAGAGAGGCCAAAATAGTCTCTATTTTTCTGTTGAAAACATCCATTCTGTTAACGATTTACAAATGATTTTACAAGACGTTGATGTGAAAAATATTCATTTTCATATTGATGCAACAAAAAATAGAGCTTTTTTACCATTGCTCGTTCATTACTGCCATATCGAGAACGTACCGATTCATGAATTAAAAGGTACGATTGCCTTTAATCCATTTTATGAAATGGTCACCCTCGGATTAAATGAATCAACTTTCAAAAAGGCTATAGACTATTTATCGTCTATGATGAACTGGAGTGGTCGCAATGGGCTTCAGCTAAAATTAGTTTTATTAGACGGAAAAGTATTTCAACAGGCAGGAGCTAATGCTATTCAAGAGTTAGCTTTTACGTTTTTAAAAGGAATTGAAATATTGGAGGCGCTTTCTGAAAAGGGACATTCCATTGAAGAAATATCGAAGAGAATTCAATTTTCATTTGCAATCGGCTCCGATTTTTTCATGGAAGTTGCTAAGCTTCGGGCGGCCAAACAAATTTGGGCAACGATTGTGAATGCATATGATGGAAGTCTAGAAGCACAAAAAGCTTATATACATGCGGAAACTTCAACATTGAATAAGTCAAAGCTTGATATCCATGTGAACCTACTTCGTACAACAGGTGAAGCATTTGCCGCGATTATTGGTGGTGTTGATAGCCTTACGATCTCTCCATTTGATGCGCTGCTGGGAAATACTAGTGAATTGTCTGAAAGAATTGCAAGAAATACTCACTTTATAATAAAAGAAGAGAGCCTGCTAGATAAAGTACAAGACCCTGCAGGAGGTTCTTGGTATATCGAATCGTTAACAAAACAAATTTCAGAAAAAGTGTGGAGTCTCATTCAATCTTACGAAAAAGTTGGAGGGATTATTAAAGCCCTTCAAGACGGTAAGGTACAAAAGGAAATCGAAGATATGTATACGCTTAAGCAATCGGATATAGAAAAACGAAACAAAATGCTGATTGGAACGAATATTTACGCCAATTTAGGAGAAGAATTAGCTGTTGCGACAAAAGAACGTGAACAAAAAATGATGAAACTAATACAAGTAGAAAGTGTTGAAGAATGCTTAAGAGTTCTGAAAGAAGAAGGGGGCAGCATTTTACCACTTGTTAAAACATTTGAGCAAACAGAAGAAAATGAAATACAACCACTGATGAATAGAAGGCTGAGTAAACCATTTGAAACATTACGGGAAAAGGCGGAGAAGCACCGACAACTGCATGGGTTTTATCCAAACGTTTCCATCGCTGTCATCGGACAATTAAAAGACTACAAAGCACGCCTTGATTTTGTCAAAGGATTGTTCGCTACAGGAGGAATTGATACGAACATCGTCCCGATTAATGAAGCGGAACGAGCAAATAGTGAATTGATCATCATTTGCGGAGCCGATCAAGACTATGAACAATTAGATACCTCCATTCTCGATCGATTAAAAGAAAAATGCGATCATATATGGATCACAGCTCCAGAGGGGCATAAGGTGTTAGCGAAATGGAACATTGAACAAGCGGTACACAATAAACTGAACTTTTATGAATTTTTATGTCATGTTCATGATTTGCTGGGGGTGAAGGCATGA
- a CDS encoding LAO/AO transport system kinase (product_source=KO:K07588; cath_funfam=1.10.287.130,1.20.5.170,3.40.50.300; cog=COG1703; ko=KO:K07588; pfam=PF03308; smart=SM00382; superfamily=52540; tigrfam=TIGR00750), which produces MKKRYQRKEKSIEELMDGILSGDRVTLAQAITLVESNSIRHFEKAQALIQAILPYRKKTIRIGITGVPGAGKSTFIDTFGTYLTEQNLKVAVLAVDPSSKVSKGSILGDKTRMERLSRNQNAFIRPSPSGGTLGGVSRKTRETLLLCEAAGYDVILVETVGVGQGEFVVRSMVDFFLLIVLTGAGDELQTMKKGIMELPDLVVVNKADGDNISKAEKAKNEFNTILHFLKSYTEGWETKAVTASALKETGISDIWKIIQQFQETTEKTGVFEKRRKEQQLEWMHEMIKEQLERMFYEHPEIKEILPIYEQEVISGQKTVASTVLQLVNRFSNR; this is translated from the coding sequence ATGAAGAAGCGATACCAAAGGAAAGAAAAATCAATAGAAGAACTGATGGATGGTATATTAAGCGGTGATCGTGTTACATTAGCGCAAGCGATCACATTAGTTGAAAGCAATTCAATCCGTCACTTTGAAAAAGCTCAAGCACTTATTCAAGCGATCCTCCCATATCGAAAAAAAACCATTCGAATCGGGATCACGGGAGTCCCTGGTGCAGGGAAAAGTACGTTTATTGATACGTTTGGAACGTATTTAACCGAACAAAACTTGAAGGTTGCAGTGCTTGCTGTAGACCCTTCCAGTAAAGTATCAAAGGGAAGTATTTTAGGAGATAAAACAAGGATGGAGCGTCTGTCACGTAATCAAAATGCCTTTATAAGACCTTCACCATCAGGAGGAACACTTGGTGGTGTCAGTCGTAAAACACGGGAAACTCTTTTATTATGTGAGGCTGCCGGTTATGATGTTATACTAGTGGAAACGGTTGGTGTAGGACAAGGTGAATTCGTTGTTCGCAGTATGGTCGATTTCTTTTTGCTTATTGTGTTAACAGGTGCTGGTGATGAATTGCAAACAATGAAAAAAGGAATAATGGAACTTCCGGACTTAGTTGTCGTCAATAAAGCGGATGGAGATAATATTTCAAAAGCGGAAAAAGCGAAAAATGAGTTCAATACCATTCTTCATTTTTTAAAATCATATACTGAAGGGTGGGAAACGAAAGCAGTTACCGCATCAGCTTTAAAAGAAACAGGCATATCGGATATATGGAAGATCATTCAACAATTTCAAGAAACAACTGAAAAAACGGGTGTTTTTGAAAAACGAAGAAAAGAGCAGCAGCTTGAATGGATGCATGAAATGATTAAAGAGCAGCTGGAACGAATGTTTTACGAACATCCTGAAATAAAAGAAATCCTCCCAATTTATGAACAAGAAGTCATTTCCGGACAAAAAACAGTTGCATCTACGGTTTTACAGCTTGTGAACCGTTTTTCGAATCGATAA
- a CDS encoding methylmalonyl-CoA mutase (product_source=KO:K01847; cath_funfam=3.20.20.240,3.40.50.280; cog=COG1884,COG2185; ko=KO:K01847; pfam=PF01642,PF02310; superfamily=51703,52242; tigrfam=TIGR00640,TIGR00641): protein MMRKVDFSKVALLEQSQHLTKQEERKNPFITNENIAIKHIYTEKDCESFDHLQTFPGIPPYLRGPYATMYVKRPWTIRQYAGFSTAEESNAFYRRNLEMGQKGLSVAFDLATHRGYDSDHPRVVGDVGKAGVAIDSILDMKILFDGIPLNKMSVSMTMNGAVLPIMAFYIVTAEEQGVKQEELSGTIQNDILKEYMVRNTYIYPPETSMRIIGDIFAYTSKHMPKFNSISISGYHMQEAGAPADLELAYTLADGLEYIRTGLKAGLSIDQFAPRLSFFWAIGMNYFMEVAKMRAARFMWASIVQQFNPKNPKSLALRTHSQTSGWSLTEQDPFNNVVRTCIEAHAAAMGHTQSLHTNALDEAIALPTDFSARIARNTQLYLQEETDICRVIDPWAGSYYVETLTKQLMDRAWEHIEEIEELGGMANAIETGLPKMRIEEAAARRQARIDSGKESIIGVNKFRLDQEESIEILSIDNTEVRKKQIARLEELKRNRDEEKVKEALDAITEATRTGKGNLLELSVQAARSRATLGEISYAIEKVAKRHRAVIRSISGVYGSEYSNEQEIEKVRKRTDLFYELEGRRPRILIAKMGQDGHDRGAKVVATAYADLGFDVDIGPLFQTPEETALQAVENDVHVVGMSSLAGGHKTLLPELVKELKKLGREDILVIVGGVIPPQDYDYLKERGADEIFGPGTVIPLAAMKILDKIYERLGYEDVPE from the coding sequence ATGATGAGAAAAGTGGACTTTTCAAAGGTCGCATTATTAGAGCAAAGTCAACATTTAACGAAACAAGAGGAAAGGAAAAATCCATTTATCACAAATGAAAACATTGCAATAAAACACATTTATACGGAAAAAGATTGTGAATCGTTTGACCACCTTCAGACATTTCCGGGGATCCCGCCTTATTTAAGAGGACCGTATGCGACCATGTATGTGAAGCGTCCATGGACGATTCGCCAATATGCCGGCTTTTCAACAGCAGAAGAAAGCAATGCTTTTTATCGCCGCAACTTAGAAATGGGTCAAAAAGGATTGTCGGTTGCCTTTGATTTGGCCACTCACCGCGGTTATGATTCGGATCATCCACGTGTAGTAGGAGATGTCGGGAAAGCTGGTGTTGCGATTGATTCCATTTTAGATATGAAAATTTTATTTGATGGGATTCCGCTTAATAAAATGTCTGTTTCAATGACGATGAACGGTGCGGTTCTTCCGATCATGGCCTTTTATATTGTAACTGCTGAAGAACAAGGGGTTAAACAAGAAGAATTATCAGGTACCATCCAAAACGATATTTTAAAAGAGTATATGGTTCGTAATACGTACATTTATCCACCGGAAACATCGATGCGCATAATCGGTGATATTTTTGCTTATACTTCAAAGCATATGCCGAAATTTAATAGTATTAGTATTTCCGGCTATCATATGCAGGAAGCAGGAGCACCAGCTGATTTAGAACTCGCTTATACTCTTGCAGATGGTTTGGAATATATTCGAACTGGATTAAAAGCAGGTCTTTCGATTGACCAATTCGCCCCAAGGCTTTCTTTTTTCTGGGCAATTGGAATGAATTACTTTATGGAAGTAGCGAAAATGAGGGCAGCTCGCTTTATGTGGGCAAGTATTGTTCAACAATTCAACCCGAAAAATCCGAAGTCACTAGCACTTCGTACTCATTCACAAACTTCTGGTTGGAGCTTGACGGAACAAGATCCATTTAATAATGTTGTTCGCACATGTATTGAAGCTCATGCGGCCGCAATGGGGCATACACAGTCGCTTCATACAAATGCATTAGATGAAGCGATAGCGCTTCCAACAGATTTTTCGGCACGCATTGCTCGCAATACCCAGCTTTATTTACAAGAAGAAACCGATATTTGTCGAGTGATCGATCCGTGGGCTGGCTCATATTACGTCGAAACATTAACGAAGCAATTGATGGATCGAGCTTGGGAGCATATCGAAGAAATTGAAGAATTAGGTGGAATGGCAAATGCGATTGAAACAGGACTGCCGAAAATGCGCATTGAAGAAGCGGCAGCAAGAAGGCAAGCACGCATTGATTCAGGGAAAGAGTCGATAATTGGTGTGAATAAATTCCGCTTAGATCAAGAAGAGTCCATTGAAATTTTGAGCATCGATAATACAGAAGTTCGAAAAAAACAAATCGCTCGTTTGGAAGAGCTAAAGCGAAATCGTGATGAAGAAAAGGTGAAAGAAGCTCTTGATGCGATTACGGAAGCGACGAGAACCGGAAAAGGAAACTTGCTAGAACTTTCTGTTCAAGCGGCCAGAAGCCGTGCAACATTAGGGGAAATTTCTTATGCTATTGAAAAGGTAGCGAAACGACATCGTGCTGTAATCCGTTCAATTAGCGGTGTTTACGGATCAGAATATTCAAATGAACAAGAAATTGAAAAAGTGCGAAAACGGACTGACCTTTTTTATGAGCTCGAAGGAAGAAGACCGCGCATTTTAATTGCTAAAATGGGACAAGACGGACATGATCGTGGAGCAAAAGTAGTTGCAACTGCTTATGCTGATTTAGGATTTGATGTTGATATTGGCCCATTGTTCCAAACACCTGAGGAAACGGCGTTGCAGGCTGTAGAAAATGATGTTCACGTAGTAGGGATGAGTTCATTAGCTGGAGGTCATAAAACATTATTGCCAGAGCTTGTCAAAGAGCTGAAAAAATTAGGCCGTGAAGACATTTTGGTCATCGTTGGTGGCGTGATCCCTCCACAAGATTATGATTATTTAAAAGAGCGTGGTGCAGATGAAATTTTTGGACCAGGGACGGTTATTCCTTTAGCTGCAATGAAAATATTAGACAAAATATATGAACGGCTTGGCTATGAGGATGTGCCTGAGTAA
- a CDS encoding polar amino acid transport system permease protein (product_source=KO:K02029; cath_funfam=1.10.3720.10; cog=COG0765; ko=KO:K02029; pfam=PF00528; superfamily=161098; tigrfam=TIGR01726; transmembrane_helix_parts=Outside_1_19,TMhelix_20_42,Inside_43_61,TMhelix_62_84,Outside_85_185,TMhelix_186_208,Inside_209_219) produces MNLDFSSIAPSIPFILKGIPVTLKIVSLSALLGFIWALLLALLKISQMKPLMWFADAYTSVFRGTPLLLQLILIYFGIPQLTGIEVDPYPAAVLAFTLNSGAYMSEVIRAGIMAVDKGQREAAMALGIPYYKMMKDIVIPQAMKNILPALVNEFITLTKESAIVTVIGVQDVMRNAYIVGGNTYRYIEPLIIAGMIYYVLVIILTFLGKWIEGRMRRSD; encoded by the coding sequence ATGAATTTAGATTTTTCAAGCATAGCGCCCTCGATTCCTTTTATTTTAAAAGGAATTCCAGTTACTTTAAAAATTGTTTCTTTATCAGCATTGCTTGGATTTATTTGGGCGCTTCTATTAGCCTTGCTGAAAATTAGTCAAATGAAGCCGTTGATGTGGTTTGCTGATGCCTATACATCTGTGTTTCGTGGTACACCGCTATTATTACAATTAATATTAATTTATTTTGGTATACCCCAGTTAACAGGGATTGAAGTAGATCCTTATCCAGCCGCAGTGTTAGCTTTTACGTTAAATTCGGGTGCTTATATGTCAGAAGTCATTCGTGCTGGAATTATGGCTGTAGACAAAGGACAGCGTGAGGCCGCAATGGCTTTAGGGATACCGTATTACAAAATGATGAAAGATATCGTCATTCCGCAAGCCATGAAAAATATTTTGCCTGCACTTGTCAATGAATTTATTACACTAACGAAAGAATCGGCTATTGTAACGGTCATTGGTGTACAAGATGTCATGCGTAATGCGTATATAGTGGGCGGAAATACGTATCGATATATAGAACCATTAATCATCGCCGGAATGATTTATTATGTGTTAGTCATCATTTTAACCTTCCTTGGTAAATGGATAGAAGGGAGAATGAGACGAAGTGATTAA
- a CDS encoding polar amino acid transport system substrate-binding protein (product_source=KO:K02030; cath_funfam=3.40.190.10; cleavage_site_network=SignalP-noTM; cog=COG0834; ko=KO:K02030; pfam=PF00497; smart=SM00062; superfamily=53850), with the protein MKKWFYLLIMVLTFSLLASCGTSNSESKSDEEKKEVLVMGTSADYAPFEYIDTAKGSDIIGIDVDIAKAITERLGYELEIQDMDFNGLIPALQSNKVDFVLAGMSVTPERKESVDFSDVYYSAKHMIVSKADSGIQTVEDLEGKTVGVQLASVQEEKANEIAETINVTVENRNRISEVIQEIKSGRFDAAIIEDSVAKGYLEKDADLQGFVIEEENAEENGYAIAFPKGSELTEKFNEELQKMKESGELEEILVKWFDGE; encoded by the coding sequence ATGAAAAAATGGTTTTATTTATTGATAATGGTTTTGACATTTAGCCTGTTAGCTTCATGTGGAACATCCAACTCTGAAAGCAAAAGTGATGAAGAGAAAAAAGAAGTTTTAGTAATGGGTACTTCAGCAGATTATGCACCTTTTGAATATATTGATACAGCGAAAGGATCTGACATTATCGGAATAGATGTTGATATTGCAAAAGCGATCACAGAAAGATTAGGTTATGAGCTCGAAATTCAAGATATGGACTTTAATGGTCTGATCCCAGCACTACAATCCAATAAAGTAGATTTTGTCTTAGCTGGTATGTCCGTGACACCAGAACGTAAAGAGAGCGTTGATTTTAGTGATGTTTACTATTCAGCAAAACATATGATTGTTTCGAAAGCTGACAGTGGCATTCAAACAGTTGAAGATTTAGAAGGAAAAACAGTCGGTGTTCAATTAGCATCTGTACAAGAAGAAAAAGCGAATGAAATTGCCGAAACGATAAATGTAACAGTCGAAAATCGCAATCGTATTTCTGAAGTTATTCAAGAAATTAAATCAGGTCGATTTGATGCTGCTATTATCGAAGACTCTGTTGCCAAAGGATATTTAGAAAAAGATGCTGACTTACAAGGTTTTGTTATCGAAGAAGAAAATGCAGAAGAAAACGGCTATGCCATTGCTTTTCCAAAAGGTAGTGAACTCACAGAAAAATTTAATGAAGAGTTACAAAAAATGAAGGAAAGCGGTGAATTGGAAGAAATTTTAGTCAAGTGGTTTGATGGAGAATAA
- a CDS encoding 2-oxoisovalerate dehydrogenase E2 component (dihydrolipoyl transacylase) (product_source=KO:K09699; cath_funfam=2.40.50.100,3.30.559.10,4.10.320.10; cog=COG0508; ko=KO:K09699; pfam=PF00198,PF00364,PF02817; superfamily=47005,51230,52777; tigrfam=TIGR01347), with protein sequence MAIEEMKMPQLGESVTEGTISKWLVNVGDKVNKYDPLAEVMTDKVNAEVLSSFTGVITELTANEGDTLAVGEVICKIEVEGGKAPEVKEEKEEKDTTEAKSEAIGAKQDDAPQKKRYSPAVLRLAQEHDIDLEKVNGTGAGGRITRKDLMKLIENGNIPKKGEEKRKEVTVQEEQPKAAQMPVSQKEQPSPSVPTMPRDVEIPVSGVRRAIAQNMLRSKHEVPHAWTMIEVDVTNLVEYRNAIKDEFKKKEGFNLTFFAFFVKAAAQALKEFPQINSMWAGDKIIQKKDINISIAVATEDALYVPVIKHADEKSIKGIAREINDLAHKVRSGKLTSEDMQGGTFTVNNTGSFGSVQSMGIINYPQAAILQVESIVKRPVVMDNGMIAVRDMVNLCMSLDHRVLDGLICGRFLQRIKEILENISKDYTSIY encoded by the coding sequence GTGGCAATTGAAGAAATGAAAATGCCCCAATTAGGTGAGAGTGTAACTGAGGGTACGATTAGTAAATGGCTCGTCAATGTTGGGGATAAAGTAAATAAATATGATCCACTTGCAGAAGTGATGACGGATAAAGTGAACGCAGAGGTTCTTTCCTCTTTTACAGGAGTGATTACAGAATTAACAGCTAATGAAGGTGACACATTAGCAGTTGGTGAAGTCATTTGTAAAATCGAAGTGGAAGGCGGAAAAGCTCCTGAAGTAAAAGAGGAGAAAGAGGAAAAAGACACAACTGAAGCTAAATCAGAAGCTATTGGAGCAAAACAAGATGACGCACCTCAAAAAAAGCGCTATTCACCTGCTGTTCTTCGCCTTGCACAGGAGCATGATATCGATTTAGAGAAAGTAAATGGAACAGGTGCAGGAGGAAGAATTACTCGTAAAGATTTAATGAAGCTCATTGAAAATGGCAACATTCCGAAAAAAGGTGAGGAAAAACGAAAAGAGGTTACGGTTCAAGAAGAGCAGCCGAAAGCTGCACAAATGCCAGTAAGTCAAAAAGAACAACCGTCACCTTCTGTTCCGACAATGCCTAGAGATGTAGAAATCCCAGTATCTGGTGTGCGGCGTGCGATTGCGCAAAATATGTTGCGCAGTAAGCATGAAGTTCCACATGCATGGACGATGATTGAAGTAGATGTAACAAACCTAGTGGAATATCGTAACGCCATAAAAGATGAATTTAAGAAGAAAGAAGGCTTTAACTTAACATTCTTTGCATTCTTCGTAAAAGCGGCAGCTCAAGCGTTAAAAGAATTTCCACAAATCAATTCGATGTGGGCTGGAGATAAAATTATTCAAAAGAAAGATATTAATATTTCCATCGCAGTAGCTACAGAAGATGCTTTATACGTTCCGGTTATTAAACATGCGGATGAAAAATCGATTAAAGGTATTGCCCGAGAAATAAATGACCTTGCTCATAAAGTTCGTTCCGGCAAATTAACATCTGAAGACATGCAAGGAGGAACATTTACTGTAAACAATACAGGCTCCTTCGGTTCTGTACAATCAATGGGAATTATCAACTATCCACAGGCAGCAATTCTTCAAGTTGAATCGATTGTGAAACGACCTGTTGTCATGGATAATGGAATGATTGCTGTACGTGACATGGTGAACCTATGTATGTCATTAGACCATCGTGTTTTAGACGGTCTCATTTGCGGTCGCTTCTTACAACGGATAAAAGAAATTCTTGAAAATATTTCAAAAGACTATACATCTATCTATTAA
- a CDS encoding putative YphP/YqiW family bacilliredoxin (product_source=TIGR04191; pfam=PF06491; tigrfam=TIGR04191), whose protein sequence is MNIDFNLFMNDIVRQAREEMVASGYTELKTPEEVDEAFKRKGTTLVMINSVCGCAGGIARPAAANAIHYDKRPDYLVTVFAGQDREATERARSYFTGYPPSSPSFALLKDGKLMTMIERHEIEGHDPMSVIAKLQKAFDEYCEEV, encoded by the coding sequence GTGAATATTGATTTTAATCTTTTTATGAATGATATCGTTCGTCAAGCGCGTGAAGAGATGGTTGCTAGTGGATATACGGAATTGAAAACACCAGAAGAAGTGGATGAAGCCTTTAAAAGGAAAGGGACAACATTAGTCATGATCAATTCAGTGTGCGGCTGTGCCGGGGGAATTGCTAGACCAGCTGCGGCGAATGCGATTCATTATGATAAAAGACCGGACTATCTCGTAACGGTTTTTGCTGGGCAAGATAGAGAAGCGACGGAACGGGCTAGATCTTACTTTACAGGATATCCGCCATCATCTCCATCCTTTGCTCTTTTAAAAGACGGAAAGCTTATGACTATGATTGAGCGCCATGAAATCGAAGGCCATGATCCAATGTCGGTGATTGCTAAGCTGCAAAAAGCATTTGATGAATATTGTGAAGAAGTTTAA